The Prinia subflava isolate CZ2003 ecotype Zambia chromosome 15, Cam_Psub_1.2, whole genome shotgun sequence genome contains a region encoding:
- the CHRNA3 gene encoding neuronal acetylcholine receptor subunit alpha-3: MESLNTLLLTAAVCFLCQGCGGSEAEHRLYAALFQNYNQFVRPVKNVSDPVIIQFEVSMSQLVKVDEVNQIMETNLWLKHIWNDYKLRWNPADYGGAEFIRVPSGQIWKPDIVLYNNAVGDFQVDDKTKALLKYTGDVTWIPPAIFKSSCKIDVTYFPFDYQNCTMKFGSWSYDKAKIDLVLIGSTMNLKDYWESGEWAIIKAPGYKHDIKYNCCEEIYPDITYSLYIRRLPLFYTINMIIPCLLISFLTVLVFYLPSDCGEKVTLCISVLLSLTVFLLVITETIPSTSLVIPLIGEYLLFTMIFVTLSIVITVFVLNVHYRTPKTHTMPMWVRTIFLNLLPRIMFMTRPASDEENNQKPKPLFTSEFSNLNCINGSETKCCKDGFVCQDTACSCCQYQRTKFSDFSGNLTRSSSSESVDPMLSFSVLSPEMRDAIESVKYIAENMKMQNEAKEIQDDWKYVAMVIDRIFLWVFILVCILGTAGLFLQPLMAGDEM, from the exons ATGGAGAGCCTGAACACTCTCCTTCtaactgctgctgtttgcttccTCTGTCAAG GCTGCGGCGGCTCCGAGGCCGAGCACCGGCTCTACGCGGCCCTCTTCCAGAACTACAACCAGTTCGTACGCCCCGTCAAGAACGTCTCGGACCCTGTCATCATCCAGTTCGAGGTGTCCATGTCGCAGCTGGTGAAGGTG GACGAAGTCAACCAGATCATGGAAACCAACTTGTGGCTGAAGCAC ATCTGGAATGATTACAAGCTTCGGTGGAATCCAGCAGACTATGGAGGTGCTGAATTCATCCGAGTTCCATCTGGCCAGATCTGGAAGCCAGATATTGTTTTATATAACAA TGCAGTTGGAGATTTCCAGGTTGATGACAAGACAAAGGCccttttaaaatacacaggTGATGTGACCTGGATACCTCCAGCTATATTTAAAAGTTCATGTAAAATAGATGTAACCTACTTCCCATTTGATTATCAGAACTGCACCATGAAGTTTGGTTCCTGGTCTTATGACAAAGCCAAAATTGACTTAGTTCTAATTGGCTCTACAATGAACCTGAAAGATTACTGGGAGAGTGGAGAATGGGCTATAATTAAAGCTCCTGGGTACAAACACGACATCAAATACAACTGTTGTGAAGAGATATATCCAGACATCACATATTCCCTCTACATTAGGCGCCTACCTTTATTTTACACTATCAATATGATTATTCCCTGTCTGCTGATTTCTTTTCTGACTGTATTAGTTTTCTATTTGCCCTCAGACTGTGGTGAGAAGGTGACACTCTGCATATCAGTGCTTCTCTCTTTAACAGTGTTCCTCCTTGTTATCACAGAAACCATACCTTCTACTTCCCTGGTAATTCCCCTTATTGGGGAATACCTCCTTTTCACCATGATATTTGTAACTCTATCAATTGTCATTACAGTATTTGTACTAAATGTGCACTACAGAACACCCAAGACACACACAATGCCCATGTGGGTGAGAACCATTTTCTTGAACTTACTTCCCCGGATCATGTTCATGACAAGGCCTGCCAGTGATGAAGAGAATAATCAGAAGCCAAAACCATTATTCACTTCTGAGTTTTCAAACTTAAATTGCATCAACGGTTCTGAAACCAAATGCTGCAAAGATGGCTTTGTTTGTCAAGATACGGCGTGCAGTTGCTGTCAGTATCAGCGTACCAAGTTCTCGGATTTCAGTGGCAATCTCACTAGAAGTTCCAGCTCTGAGTCTGTAGATCCTatgctttcattttcagttctgtCACCAGAAATGAGAGATGCTATTGAAAGTGTAAAATACATtgcagaaaatatgaaaatgcagAATGAAGCAAAAGAG attcaGGATGATTGGAAATATGTTGCCATGGTAATTGATCGTATTTTTCTATGGGTTTTCATCCTGGTATGTATTCTAGGAACAGCAGGATTGTTTTTACAACCTCTCATGGCTGGAGATGAAATGtaa